A DNA window from Branchiostoma lanceolatum isolate klBraLanc5 chromosome 17, klBraLanc5.hap2, whole genome shotgun sequence contains the following coding sequences:
- the LOC136423034 gene encoding methylcrotonoyl-CoA carboxylase subunit alpha, mitochondrial-like → MAGVLRLTRWVGGFRGSLLPTQGSHHVQQGARYSSAPSTVLINKILIANRGEIACRVMRTARKLGIRTVAVYSDADQDSMHVAMADESYNIGPAPSQESYLNMKKIMSVAKDTGAQAIHPGYGFLSENTEFADLCQQEGVIFIGPPSSAIRDMGIKSTSKHIMSAAGVPIIEGYHGEDQSVERLKAEAEKIGYPVMVKAVRGGGGKGMRIVMTEAEFEAQLESAKREALKSFNDEIMLVEKFVDTPRHVEVQVFGDQHGNVVYLFERDCSVQRRHQKIIEEAPAPGLTEEVRRRLGEAAVRAAKAVNYVGAGTVEFIMDKDQNFFFMEMNTRLQVEHPVTEMVTHTDLVEWQIKAAAGEPLPVTQEEIRLTGHAFEARIYAEDPANNFMPGAGPLVHLATPAADDTVRIETGVRAGDEVSIHYDPMIAKLVVWGPDRPAALNKLKHCLTQYNIVGLANNVTFLSQLSSHSEFAAGNVHTGFIDLHESQLFPERQPLPHELLCQAALALLLMEENQMRLSSVMSQDPFSPFANATGRRLNHTFTRKVALNDGENKVQIHISYGGEDTYNMQIAGHSYEVSGFLHSGGSMEELRCTIDGSRSTARIALHGNSLHVFSMDGPREVQLPTPKYVEKLRGRGAGSTGGAVAPMPGVIEKVYVNDGDTVEKGDPLMVMIAMKMEHVIKAPEAGVLERVLFKEGDKVDKGSELVVYHQEQEDSNGEEAL, encoded by the exons ATGGCGGGCGTTCTGAGGTTGACCCGATGGGTCGGAGGATTTCGTGGTTCTTTACTGCC CACACAAGGCAGCCATCATGTGCAACAAGGGGCAAGGTATTCTTCAG CTCCCTCCACTGTTCTGATCAACAAGATCCTGATCGCGAACCGCGGCGAGATCGCGTGCCGCGTGATGAGGACGGCCAGGAAGCTGGGCATCAGGACGGTAGCTGTGTACAGTGATGCTGACCAGGACTCCATGCATGTGGCTATG GCTGATGAGTCGTACAACATTGGCCCCGCCCCTTCTCAGGAGAGCTACCTCAACATGAAGAAAATCATGTCTGTGGCCAAAGACACAGGAGCACag GCCATTCATCCAGGTTATGGCTTCTTATCAGAAAACACAGAATTTGCAGACTTGTGTCAACAAGAGGGTGTCATCTTCATAGGACCCCCGTCTTCAGCTATCAGAGACATGGGGATAAAAAG TACTTCAAAGCACATCATGTCTGCTGCCGGGGTGCCAATCATTGAGGGTTACCATGGTGAGGACCAATCAGTGGAGAGATTGAAGGCTGAGGCAGAGAAGATTGGTTACCCAGTGATGGTGAAGGCTGTGAGAGGGGGAGGAGGGAAG GGCATGAGGATAGTGATGACCGAGGCAGAGTTTGAGGCTCAGCTGGAGTCAGCCAAGAGAGAAGCTCTGAAGTCCTTCAACGATGAAATCATGCTGGTGGAGAAATTTGTGGACACTCCAAG ACACGTGGAGGTCCAAGTGTTTGGAGACCAGCATGGTAACGTGGTGTACCTGTTTGAGAGAGACTGCAGCGTGCAGAGGAGACACCAGAAAATCATTGAGGAAGCCCCAGCT CCTGGATTGACAGAAGAAGTGAGAAGAAGACTGGGCGAGGCAGCGGTCCGAGCAGCCAAGGCTGTCAACTATGTTGGAGCAG GCACTGTGGAGTTCATCATGGACAAGGACCAGAACTTCTTCTTTATGGAGATGAACACCCGCCTGCAGGTGGAACATCCCGTCACAGAGATGGTCACGCACACCGACCTGGTGGAGTGGCAGATTAAG GCAGCGGCAGGCGAGCCCCTACCTGTCACTCAGGAGGAGATCCGGCTGACGGGCCACGCCTTCGAGGCCAGGATCTACGCCGAGGACCCCGCCAACAACTTCATGCCCGGGGCGGGGCCGCTTGTTCACCTGGCAACCCCCGCCGCAGACGACACAGTCAGAATAGAGACAGGAGTCCGAGCAG GGGATGAAGTGTCCATACATTATGACCCCATGATTGCCAAGCTGGTGGTTTGGGGACCAGACAGGCCCGCAGCTCTGAACAAGCTTAAACACTGCCTCACACAGTATAAT ATTGTAGGCCTGGCAAACAATGTGACGTTCCTGAGTCAGCTGTCTTCGCACTCGGAGTTTGCAGCAGGGAACGTCCACACAGGGTTCATCGACCTCCACGAGTCACAGCTGTTCCCTGAGAGACAGCCCCTCCCCCACGAGCTGCTGTGTCAGGCGGCTCTCGCTCTACTACTTATGGAGGAGAACCAGATGAGGCTGTCTTCTGTGATGTCTCAAG atCCGTTTTCTCCGTTTGCCAATGCCACTGGGAGGAGACTAAACCACACTTTTACACGGAAGGTTGCTCTCAACGATGGAGAGAACA aaGTCCAGATTCACATATCCTATGGTGGAGAGGACACATACAATATGCAG ATTGCAGGTCATTCCTATGAAGTCTCAGGTTTCCTCCACTCAGGAGGGAGTATGGAGGAGCTGAGATGTACCATCGATGGTTCCAGGTCCACAGCCAGAATCGCTCTTCATGGAAATTCTCTTCACGTCTTCTCAATG GATGGTCCACGTGAGGTCCAGCTCCCCACACCAAAGTACGTCGAGAAGctgcgggggaggggggcagggtcGACAGGGGGGGCGGTGGCTCCCATGCCTGGGGTCATCGAGAAAGTGTACGTCAACGACGGGGACACCGTGGAGAAGGGGGATCCACTCATGGTCATGATcgccatgaaaatggag CATGTTATTAAGGCCCCTGAAGCCGGTGTCCTGGAGAGGGTACTGTTCAAAGAGGGGGACAAAGTGGACAAGGGGTCGGAACTAGTTGTTTACCATCAGGAACAAGAGGACAGCAATGGGGAAGAGGCgttatag
- the LOC136423044 gene encoding uncharacterized protein isoform X2: MATQLTTEKIAQFQKIFKDIADENGVIGPNELRAWIQSMGQDPTDEDVKGLIDDADLTNTGRIKFYEFLALMDQIMTFQREARLRKMFHELDRDEDGYINASDLRRVMTWLTKQEAEEMIQEAARDKDGKVSYPEFEKVMGPA; encoded by the exons ATGGCAACCCAGCTCACAACAGAGAAGATCGCCCAGTTCCAGAAAATCTTCAAAGATATCGCCGACGAAAACGGTGTCATTGGTCCGAATGAGCTCCGCGCCTGGATTCAATCAATGGGACAAGACCCGACCGACGAAGACGTTAAG GGATTGATAGACGACGCAGACCTAACTAACACCGGGAGGATCAAGTTTTACGAATTCCTTGCCCTGATGGACCAAATCATGACGTTTCAGAGGGAGGCTCGTCTACGCAAAATGTTCCACGAGTTGGATCGG GATGAGGACGGCTACATCAACGCTTCCGACTTGAGACGCGTGATGACCTGGCTGACAAAACAAGAGGCAGAGGAGATGATCCAGGAGGCAGCTCGCGATAAAGATGGCAAG GTGAGCTACCCAGAGTTCGAGAAGGTGATGGGTCCGGCTTGA
- the LOC136423044 gene encoding uncharacterized protein isoform X1 produces MQDYKQLMARHCHILVQSSRRDMKTKDQSRSRHRIINELISQRTLWHTGEIAIFLTSSGKLLGSFEEGLPVLRIHTIITMATQLTTEKIAQFQKIFKDIADENGVIGPNELRAWIQSMGQDPTDEDVKGLIDDADLTNTGRIKFYEFLALMDQIMTFQREARLRKMFHELDRDEDGYINASDLRRVMTWLTKQEAEEMIQEAARDKDGKVSYPEFEKVMGPA; encoded by the exons ATGCAAGACTACAAACAGCTGATGGCAAGACACTGCCACATACTGGTACAGAGCTCGAGGCGTGACATGAAGACAAAAGACCAGAGCAGAAGCAGACACAGGATAATCAACGAGCTAATTTCTCAGCGTACCCTGTGGCACACGGGCGAGATAGCGATTTTCCTTACTTCTTCTGGCAAATTGTTGGGGTCATTTGAGGAGGGGTTGCCAGTCCTTCGTATTCACACCATCAT AACTATGGCAACCCAGCTCACAACAGAGAAGATCGCCCAGTTCCAGAAAATCTTCAAAGATATCGCCGACGAAAACGGTGTCATTGGTCCGAATGAGCTCCGCGCCTGGATTCAATCAATGGGACAAGACCCGACCGACGAAGACGTTAAG GGATTGATAGACGACGCAGACCTAACTAACACCGGGAGGATCAAGTTTTACGAATTCCTTGCCCTGATGGACCAAATCATGACGTTTCAGAGGGAGGCTCGTCTACGCAAAATGTTCCACGAGTTGGATCGG GATGAGGACGGCTACATCAACGCTTCCGACTTGAGACGCGTGATGACCTGGCTGACAAAACAAGAGGCAGAGGAGATGATCCAGGAGGCAGCTCGCGATAAAGATGGCAAG GTGAGCTACCCAGAGTTCGAGAAGGTGATGGGTCCGGCTTGA
- the LOC136423048 gene encoding uncharacterized protein codes for MATRLTTENIAQFQEIFNAIADGNGIIGPKELRAWIQSMGQDPTDEDVKGLIADADLDNTGNIKFYEFLRLMDQIMTFHREARLRKMFQELDRDEDDFIIAADLTCWMTWLTRQEAEEMIQEADRDKDGKVSYPEFQKVMGPA; via the exons ATGGCGACTAGGCTGACGACAGAGAATATCGCTCAGTTCCAAGAAATCTTCAACGCCATCGCCGACGGAAATGGCATCATCGGTCCGAAAGAGCTCCGAGCCTGGATTCAATCCATGGGACAAGACCCGACCGACGAAGACGTGAAG GGATTGATAGCCGATGCTGACTTAGACAATACTGGGAACATCAAATTTTACGAGTTCCTTCGTCTGATGGATCAAATCATGACGTTTCACAGAGAGGCTCGTCTACGCAAGATGTTCCAAGAGTTGGATCGA GATGAGGACGACTTCATCATCGCTGCCGACCTGACATGCTGGATGACCTGGCTGACAAGACAAGAAGCAGAGGAGATGATCCAAGAGGCAGATCGCGATAAAGATGGCAAG GTGAGCTACCCAGAATTCCAGAAGGTCATGGGTCCGGCTTGA